A window of Blastocatellia bacterium genomic DNA:
AGGAACTTCTCTTGTAGAAGGAACGCTTAGAGGGATAAATGTTGTAGGGACAGATCTTAACCCACTAGCTAGACTTATTGCTAAAGCAAAAGTTTCTTTGCCAGATTTAGAGTTAATTGATAGGGAAATTGCAAAACTTAGTAAACAGGTTGCTAGTTATAAAGATAAATCAATAGCCACACAATTAGTTATTGATGGAATAAGTCGTTTAGATTTTTGGTTTAAGGAAAGTGTTATAGAAAAACTTTTCTTTTTAAGAGAATTTATTGATTGTATTGAAGATGAATATGTTCAACTATTTTTCCAAGTTGCATTTAGTGAAACAGTTAGAGAAAGCTCTAACACTAGAAATGAAGAATTTAAGCTTTATCGTTACAGCAAAGAAAAACTAGATAAGTTTGACCCGCAAGTCTTTGTAATTATGATGCAAAAGCTTAAGCGTAATAGATCAGGGCTAGAAAAATACCTAGAAATTATTTATAAACTAGAAAATCGTCCAACAGCATCAATTTATAGTTTTAATACAGTTGGAAATATTCCTAAAGATTATATTAGTCCAAATGAGGTAGATATAGTTATTACTTCGCCGCCTTATGGAGATTCTCACACTACAGTAGCTTATGGGCAATATTCGCGGCTTTCGGCTGCTTGGCTAGGTTTAGAGGATCCTGAAAAAGTAGATAAGAAGCTAATGGGGGGATTTAGTAGTAAAAATTTTTCTAAGTTGACTAGTGAGGCATTAAATTTTGCTATTGAACAAATCAGCAAAAAAGATAGCAAACGGGCTTTAGAGGTTTTAGCATTTTACTTAGACTTGCAAGCTTCCATATCTAACATTGCAACAATAATAAAACCCAAAGGCTACGCTTGCTATGTTGTTGGAAATAGAAAAGTAAAGGGTGTTGTTTTGCCTACAGATATTGCTATAAAGGATTTTTTTGAAAACTGGGGATTTTCTTATATTAATACATTTATTCGTACTATTCCTAATAAACGTATGCCTTCAAAAAATAGTCCTACCAATGAAACAGGAGTTTCTGATAGCACAATGACTAAGGAATATATTGTAGTTATGCAACGAGTGTCATAAAAATAACAGATAAGTTACTATTGTTTAAGATACTGAATTATTAGCACATAGCTAAATTTAATTATAGGTAGAATGTTTGCTATAAGTAGAAAGTAGTGTTTGGCTCTTTTCTACGAGTAAGTTACAATAATTTTACTGGCAAAAACACAACCAAGAAAGATAAATTTTATTGTGATGGAAAAAGCACTATTAATAGATTTAGCGAAAATAGCAGGTGAAGCACGCAATTTTGCAATTGCTCCTTTTTCTAACTTCCAAGTGGGTGCAGCACTACTAACTACAGATGGCAGCGTATTTACTGGTTGTAATATCGAAAACGCAACATTTGGCTTAACCGTTTGTGCTGAAAGAGTTGCTCTTTTTAAGGCACTTTCTGAAGGCAAACGCGAGTTTAGCAAAATTACCATTGTAACAGAGGCTAGTAAACTTTCCTTGCCTTGTGGAGCTTGCAGACAGCTATTGTGGGAATTTTGTGGAGATATTGAAGTAGAAATAATTAATCTACAGGGTGGGACGGTCTTAAAACGGGTAAAAGAGCTTTTACCTTTACCATTTGACAAAAGCAATTTCTCGCACCGGTAGAAAAATAGCTTTCTTATTGTCTAATAGTGGTTATTATGCTACCGGATAATTAAATAGTAGCTTATGGCGAATATTAGAGTACTAGTTCTAAATGCTTCATTTGAACCAATTAATGTTTGTAATGTAAGACGTGCTATAGTGTTGGTACTAAAAGGAGTAGCTAGGGCAGAAGAATATAGCCCAAAGTTTTTTCATTCTAGTAGTCAACGGTTTCCTGTTCCTTCTGTGATTCGATTAATTGAATATATTCATATTCCTTTTGAAACTAAAAGTTTATCTCGTAAAAATATTCTTTTAAGAGATCATAATGTGTGTCAGTATTGTAATGTAAGCTATCCACCGCAAGAGTTAACCTTAGATCATGTGATACCAAAGGCACGAGGAGGGGATTCTAGCTGGGATAATTTAGTTGCATGCTGTCGTCGTTGCAATAATCGTAAAGGTAGCCATACACCAGAAGAAGCAGGAATGCGACTCTTAAAACGTCCTCAACCCTTTAGCCTTAGTGTAAGTCGTCAAATTATGCGTTATATAGGGCGTACAGACGAAAGTTGGCGAAAATATTTATTTTACTAATTATAAAACTATAAAAACCTACTAATAATAGTTATTAGGTTTAAGTTTATGGGGGCTACTCTTCATTTAACTGTTTGATCTCTTCTGGTAAATAAAGTGCTGAAATCTTAAATGTTTGTTTTGGCAAGCCACGTTCTAGCTTTTTGGCTAGCAAGTCTTGGTTTTGTTGTAAAACAAATGTATTTTTATCAATACTTTCTACAAAATTAAATCTAACTTTTGCAGATCCTAAAATAATTGTATCACCATCAGCTAAATTAATTCCTTTGGTGCCAGTAACTGTTATTACATTAGGTGCGCCTAGTATTTTTCTTTCTATAATAGTTGGGTTAGCCCCACCTTGATCAATCAAAACAAAGGCATTATCACAAAATTCTATTTTTGCATGTTGGCGGGAAACGCTATTTCCTGTTGCTTCAGGATCTTCTAATTGAGCGAAAACAAAGTCATTACGACGCAGGAATTTTCCTGTTTCACTATCTCGAACTATGCGAAGGCGGCCAATATAGGTAATTTCTTTAGTGATAAAATAATTATTTTGATAAACATCAGCATTAAGTGCTGTTAAACGGCCAATTAATGATATTTGGGGTTTACGTTCCTGAACTTGTAGAACTTTCTTTTTAACATCATCAATTACAACATCAACATTTTCTGCTTCTTCTGGCAAGGGCCAATCCAGCGTTAACAAACAACGACCAGCACTATACATTAAGCGGCTACTACCTTTGCTAACAAGTTCTACTTCGGTACGAATAGGTAGAATTAAATGAAAATTATTGCTTTGTAGATAATCTGTAAGTGTTTTAGTAAAAGCAGGGGCATTAAAAAGCATTTCTAGTTCTTCTACTTTGTCAGCCTTGCTTTCTAGTAAGAGGATTCTAACAACATTAGGCACACAAACCGTATTGTCAGCCCAACGAAATTGCTTAAGACGAACTTCTTCACTAATTTGGAAGACTATTTCTTTTACATCCAAGTCATCAAAAGAGATCACAGAACTGTGTTTTATGGATTCTGTTAAAAAGTCTTCAATT
This region includes:
- a CDS encoding FHA domain-containing protein codes for the protein MVDFSNKYLTTIEDFLTESIKHSSVISFDDLDVKEIVFQISEEVRLKQFRWADNTVCVPNVVRILLLESKADKVEELEMLFNAPAFTKTLTDYLQSNNFHLILPIRTEVELVSKGSSRLMYSAGRCLLTLDWPLPEEAENVDVVIDDVKKKVLQVQERKPQISLIGRLTALNADVYQNNYFITKEITYIGRLRIVRDSETGKFLRRNDFVFAQLEDPEATGNSVSRQHAKIEFCDNAFVLIDQGGANPTIIERKILGAPNVITVTGTKGINLADGDTIILGSAKVRFNFVESIDKNTFVLQQNQDLLAKKLERGLPKQTFKISALYLPEEIKQLNEE
- the cdd gene encoding cytidine deaminase; amino-acid sequence: MEKALLIDLAKIAGEARNFAIAPFSNFQVGAALLTTDGSVFTGCNIENATFGLTVCAERVALFKALSEGKREFSKITIVTEASKLSLPCGACRQLLWEFCGDIEVEIINLQGGTVLKRVKELLPLPFDKSNFSHR
- a CDS encoding DNA methyltransferase — translated: MLEVKQLVSVEIEDNKIIDEWTFKNALTRELTHCYHDYPARMIPQIAAKILDLFGQDAKLLFDPYSGTGTSLVEGTLRGINVVGTDLNPLARLIAKAKVSLPDLELIDREIAKLSKQVASYKDKSIATQLVIDGISRLDFWFKESVIEKLFFLREFIDCIEDEYVQLFFQVAFSETVRESSNTRNEEFKLYRYSKEKLDKFDPQVFVIMMQKLKRNRSGLEKYLEIIYKLENRPTASIYSFNTVGNIPKDYISPNEVDIVITSPPYGDSHTTVAYGQYSRLSAAWLGLEDPEKVDKKLMGGFSSKNFSKLTSEALNFAIEQISKKDSKRALEVLAFYLDLQASISNIATIIKPKGYACYVVGNRKVKGVVLPTDIAIKDFFENWGFSYINTFIRTIPNKRMPSKNSPTNETGVSDSTMTKEYIVVMQRVS
- a CDS encoding HNH endonuclease; translated protein: MANIRVLVLNASFEPINVCNVRRAIVLVLKGVARAEEYSPKFFHSSSQRFPVPSVIRLIEYIHIPFETKSLSRKNILLRDHNVCQYCNVSYPPQELTLDHVIPKARGGDSSWDNLVACCRRCNNRKGSHTPEEAGMRLLKRPQPFSLSVSRQIMRYIGRTDESWRKYLFY